One window of the Oscillatoria salina IIICB1 genome contains the following:
- a CDS encoding PIN domain-containing protein, giving the protein MSNCVLNASALLAYLRDEPGATTVENVLFDGAYMSIINWAEVLTKVADIGEDPQRFVQQLEDEGLLNNSLEILPFTEEDALTVARLRPLTKSIGLSLGDRACLALGKRLKLPVFTSDRTWISLTFDVTVNLIR; this is encoded by the coding sequence ATGAGTAATTGTGTTTTAAATGCTTCTGCATTATTAGCTTACCTCCGCGACGAACCTGGAGCAACAACTGTCGAAAATGTTTTATTTGACGGTGCTTATATGAGTATTATTAATTGGGCAGAAGTCTTAACTAAAGTTGCCGATATTGGAGAAGATCCTCAAAGATTTGTTCAACAACTAGAAGACGAAGGATTATTAAACAATAGCCTAGAAATTTTACCTTTTACAGAAGAAGATGCCTTGACAGTTGCTCGACTGCGACCTTTAACTAAAAGTATCGGTCTTTCTTTAGGAGATAGAGCTTGTTTAGCTTTGGGTAAAAGATTAAAACTTCCAGTTTTTACCAGCGATCGTACCTGGATTAGTTTAACATTTGATGTTACTGTGAATTTGATTCGTTAA
- a CDS encoding AbrB/MazE/SpoVT family DNA-binding domain-containing protein — MTNYTLKIENEGQLKLPQEVQQQLNLKPGDRLILTVDENGTLHLKSIRPQISKLRGILKDKAPERNLVNELIYERHQEAMNE; from the coding sequence ATGACTAACTATACCTTAAAAATAGAAAACGAGGGACAGCTAAAATTACCTCAAGAAGTGCAACAACAGCTAAACCTAAAACCTGGCGATCGCTTAATTCTTACTGTTGATGAAAACGGAACTTTACACCTAAAAAGTATTCGCCCTCAAATTAGTAAGTTAAGGGGTATTTTAAAAGATAAAGCTCCCGAACGTAATCTCGTGAATGAATTAATTTACGAACGTCATCAGGAGGCAATGAATGAGTAA
- a CDS encoding HEAT repeat domain-containing protein, giving the protein MYDDDDDLLILDVDAELESPLDRMEPVEEQTPPPNPEVMLALLSSPETPQRMLAARAFCEIEDERAIPHLIRLLTDVCPLVRVSAAYALGRNPSPDAVEPLITQLENDWNGYVRKGVVWALGNCRSRRSLSPLTNALKSDIAAVRLWAASSLAQIAKLEYEDMISALPPLIEALRRDSVAAVRSNCAWSIGQLCRELPSNVVYATAIDALIEALVEDEDLGVKEDARASLLKVGDPGGLQMIEELELEGIV; this is encoded by the coding sequence ATGTATGATGATGATGACGATCTACTTATACTCGATGTTGATGCAGAGCTAGAAAGCCCTCTGGATCGCATGGAGCCTGTAGAGGAACAGACTCCGCCGCCGAACCCAGAGGTGATGTTAGCGCTGCTATCTTCCCCGGAAACGCCACAACGAATGTTGGCGGCTAGGGCTTTTTGCGAAATTGAGGACGAACGGGCTATTCCCCATTTGATCCGCTTGCTGACAGATGTTTGTCCTTTGGTGCGGGTGAGTGCGGCTTATGCTTTGGGACGTAACCCTAGTCCGGATGCGGTGGAACCGTTGATTACTCAACTGGAAAATGATTGGAATGGTTATGTCCGTAAAGGTGTAGTTTGGGCTTTGGGTAATTGCCGATCGCGTCGTTCTTTATCGCCCTTGACAAATGCGTTAAAAAGTGATATTGCAGCAGTACGTCTTTGGGCGGCAAGCAGTTTAGCGCAAATAGCCAAACTCGAATACGAAGATATGATCTCGGCTCTACCGCCGTTAATTGAGGCTTTAAGGCGCGATTCAGTAGCCGCAGTGCGAAGTAATTGTGCTTGGTCAATCGGGCAGTTATGCCGAGAATTACCCTCAAATGTAGTTTATGCTACAGCAATTGATGCTTTGATTGAAGCCCTAGTCGAAGACGAAGATTTAGGTGTGAAAGAAGATGCAAGAGCATCATTGTTAAAAGTAGGCGACCCAGGTGGGCTTCAGATGATTGAAGAATTAGAACTTGAAGGAATTGTGTGA